From Candidatus Woesearchaeota archaeon, one genomic window encodes:
- a CDS encoding peptidylprolyl isomerase: MAVINTSKGIIKVELDREHAPLTVNNFVKYANNRFYDDLIFHRVIAGFMIQGGGFDEEMNQKAVTYALIKNEATNGLKNKRSTIAMARTSMIDSATSQFFINLIDNSFLDHRDETSGGYGYAVFGKVIEGMDVVDAISLVETGSKNGFDDVPLETVKINSIRIN, translated from the coding sequence ATCGCAGTTATAAACACTTCGAAAGGCATTATAAAAGTTGAGCTTGACAGAGAGCATGCTCCTTTGACGGTCAATAATTTTGTGAAATATGCCAATAATAGATTCTACGACGATCTTATTTTTCACAGGGTAATAGCGGGATTCATGATACAGGGTGGCGGCTTTGATGAGGAGATGAATCAAAAAGCTGTAACTTATGCTCTTATAAAGAATGAAGCGACAAATGGGTTAAAAAATAAGAGGAGCACAATCGCAATGGCAAGGACAAGCATGATTGACAGCGCAACATCGCAGTTCTTCATAAATTTGATTGACAACTCTTTCCTGGATCACAGAGATGAAACTTCAGGAGGATACGGATATGCTGTTTTTGGCAAGGTCATTGAAGGAATGGACGTTGTGGATGCCATCAGCTTAGTTGAAACTGGCTCTAAAAACGGCTTTGACGATGTTCCTCTTGAAACTGTTAAGATAAATTCAATAAGAATAAACTGA